The window TATGGAGGCATGTGTGTAAACCATGTCCCTCAGACATCCATCCTTTTGTTTAATTTCTCTCACAATTTCTTTTTCTACATTCTGGTTACTCGAGGCTGACCAAAAAAATCATGTTAAAGCCGAACAAATTGTGTCCTGTCCAGCCAGGACAAAGCTAACGATTGTATTAACCAGAAATGTTTCGTCTAGTTGTTCACCTTGTGCCCTTCTCACTATCCTTGCAGACACGTCCTTGTCCTTCAAGTCCTCCCACGCGACAAATCTTTCCTTCTTTTTCGAAATAATATTACCCAGGAATTTGTGAAGTTCATCAACCATAAGCGCGAGTGTTTTCTCGGACTCTGTATTGAAGAACTTTTTGGCCTTCCACATCAACGGTAAGGTACTATACCTAAAAGTGCTCAAATTTACTGCAGTTTTAAAAGCGTCAGCAAGAGGGGTTGGTGGCAGAGAAAGTAATAAATGCTCAGGATTAAACCCAGACCTGATCTAACATACAAAATCAAATGTGAATCGACAAAATGTATCCTGGAGATCAATTGTAGATGTTTTTTCTGCATTACTTAAAAAGGGGACAAGACGACCCGAGAGTTCTTCCTCTACTACAAATAAGCATGAAACTCTTTAGGATCGAAATCATGGCAAAAAAATTGTCTTTGTGACTTCCACTCCGAGCCATCAGAGAGGAAAATACCCTTCCTAAATAAGTCTGATAAAGCTTCTATGAATATCCTCTCTTTATGGTAGTTATTGAAGCGCATCTTGTCAATATGCTTGACATTGGAAGGATCTTTAGTGCATACGACATGTCTTCCTAAGGGCAATTCAAGTGTATATGTGGAGGAAGATAATTTGTCGAATATTTCACTAGTCCACTGGATAATCCGCTTGCGATTTCTTATGAATTCCAATGAGGAACCAATTAAGGAATACGATTTGGGGTAAAACTAATTCTTCCTTGAAGCgacaaataataaagaaagaaaaaacaacccCACAAAAGTAGAAAACACCAAATAGTAGCACGACTCTATATCCATGGCTAACATAGATCTAACTAATATAATTTCACTTACGTTGCATAAAACCTAAACTCATTTTGAGTATATAGTTATACACAGTGGATAACACATTGTGCAAAAAGAACCAATTGAGGCTAAAAATAATATCTCTCTGATCTCAACTACAATTGTCACAAATGACAACAAGAGAAATTAAGGTATTGCTGctttcaactacaattttaaatgaaaataaaagatggTGATGGTCTTTGCTTACCTTGGGAAgtgtgttaggatttttgccttgattttcttactatatttaagtttactttttcttagaaggaaaataaaagttactataattacttttactttttctgaaagaaaaaaatataattcttttttatatttggctaacctttttcttggaggaaaggttttgaacatttataataaaagttaccataattacttttacttttccagaaagaaaaaatataattctttttcatatttggctgaCCTccttcttggaggaaaggttttggacatctataaatagaagaccccttctcatcccataacacaatagtatccacaatgtagtcattaaagagtctttgtttagggggagatttctcccaatagatttaaTGTTTTTGATATTAGGTTTTACAATATGTTGGTcgattggccaaaacatataataattttatgtttttttagtattattttttggtcGTCTGATTTATTGTCTCAAGGTTTGCAAACAttaagcttctgcatgacgcactctcaatttcgaacccaacaaatggtatcaaagcccacGGTTCAATAAATCGATGGTCCAATTGTTGAATAAAgttgcaatcaatttgatgataatgaagatatatgttcaaaagctacatgtggagataattgttaatcatattttcaacaatcctgttgtcacatatttgaaaataaagctcacttttaatcctgcaaaagggctccaatatttttaactcgAAAAGGGCTCATGTACTTTTAACCCAGAAGCTTcaatttttaaagcatgtcaaacaacaatgatatatgaagaatatatatgaagaacgaGGATCATGCACAAGAAAAagaaggatcaagaatatttttaagaaaatcaagtcaaaaatgggagatttgttaggattttttccctgattttcttactatatttaagttttactttttcttagaaggaaaataaaagttaccataattacttttacttttcctggaagaaaaaatataattcttttccatatttggctaacctattttttagaggaaaggttttggacatctataaataaaagatcctttctcataccataacacaatagcatccacactgtagtcattaaagagtctttgtttagggggagatttcacccaataggtttaatgtttttgatattaggttttataatatgtaggacgattggccaaaacatataacaattttatgctttttttttgtattgctctctttgtcgtctgatttattgTCTCAAGGTTTGCAAACGTTAAGTTTCCGCATGACtctctctcgatttcgaacccaacaaagtGCACAAATAATTATGCAGCCTTTGCTTGATAAGTGATCAGAAATTCTTATTTGGTGTGTATGCAGCCTTTGCTTGATAAGTGATCAGAAATTCTTATTTGGTGTGATATTATTCGCTTTAAATCAAACTCAAACCTCTCAATTCGTCTACGTGTAACCATTACAATGATAGGGATTAATGATTAATATGACAACAATTGCATTTAAAGCTCTTTCGTCTCCATTTACCATTTTGCACACTGATCTCGTAAAGCAATTAACTAGTTTACATACGCAAATGATAGAGAAagaattatgataaattatatacACGTTAATAAAtttatgttctttatttttatttattagttgtttacTATTTAACAACTAAAATTATAGATTTAAACTTTATGGAAGTTTAAAATTCTACAACCACTCATTTGAATtacatttatttattagtttacgCCTTACAACTATAAATATCATTTATTAGCTTTCATTATAATTAATACTCATCAATATGAATCTATTGCCTTACATAGCAAAGCcacaataatatttaaattacatTGTCAAATGACAAACTTGTAATTAAATCGTAATACGTGCTATTTAGTCTATATACACACCAATTTTTGAGAGAATTAATTTACATACAAACATTTAAAGAGCAAAAATAACAGAAGCTAGTATTGTCTTTTGACTTTGATGAAATGAACTCAACCATATCTCCCATCCACCCATATGtactctcttctttcttttatgcATTTCCCTACTTCAAATATTCCACCGAGAAGAACTCTAAAATGACCTTAAAAGTGCTTTAATACAAAATCACGATACATTACATTTGCTTCAATGCATCAATTGCCACCACATCTAGAAACATCTTAATGATACTGGTAATTCTTAAATGCCACCACTTGAGTAAAACTGTCATGAATAAATTTTAGCAATAGTAAGCTTTTAGccacaataaaatattttaaataaaatattgtcgctaaatattttttttttttagcttcaaGTCATAAAACTTTGTGgcaatagttaaatgatataggcatatttttttttttctataacaTACTTTCAtagctaattattaatttttgccACAAATGAAATTTATTGTAGCAATAGTAATCTTTAGCCAtagtaaattatttgaaattaaatattgTGGCTAAATTATTTTTGCTTCAAATTCCAAAAAATTAGTGCAATAAGTTAAATATACATCCATGGAGTTTTTGCTATAATAAAATTCAGTAGCTAATTACTAATTGTAATGTGTTTAACTTCTCGTAGCAATAATGATTATTTAGCCAttaaaaaggattatttaaaataaaatattatagctaATAAATATTTTGGCTTTGAGTTTCAAAAAATCGTGACAATTGTTAGAGTAATAATAACTATACTCTCTCCATTCTTAAATAAGTGATACTTTTAGTTTGGGCACGCCCCTTAATAAAACTATTCATTCCTATAAATTAAAGATACTTTTAGTAATGTATCATTGATAAATACCTTGAAGGGTGTGTAATTCTttaataatttcttatttatgtaatttaaagaaggataaaattgaaagaacGTCGTTAATGTCTTATTAATTATCTAAAACATaacatatttgaaaacaaaataaaaaatgttaaaacACTTATTTGGAACGGGGGAGTAATTATTTATCATGACTAAATGATATGGCcacaaatttaatattattataaaattttgtagtAAGTAATTAGATTTCACAAGCTGAAATTTGTTATTGCAAAACTAATTTAGTATAATTAGAGATATTAATCGTTTAATTCGAATCAATATTACTTGACTACTTGCGAATTTTAAGtataaattcaataaatattaatttctaattaatttggattaattaattatattgaacttaaaaataatttcatttagtCTTACTAAATCTTAATCTCAGTCAAGTActtccaaaattattatttgactcaaatttatttcacccaaaataatatatttacaatTCTGATGTGGCTTAAGATATTAATTGATTgatttaattcaattttacaaTTTGTAAGTCTTAAATATAACTTAGATAAATGTTTGATCATGTTTATTTCAATAAACTAATCAtgccaaatttaaaaaaaaacttactatCAATCAAACTCCATCCCTATTTTTAGAATTATTACTTGATTTGAATTTAATGTTTTGAaataatacttttaaaaactaaatgtAATTAGAGGAGTTTATCTTTCAACTTGATTCGATTTTATATGATCTtacttttaaatttcaaatataatttaagtaAATAGGAGTGtgtataaaaatcaattaaatttcaaataacaaaacaacatacaaaaaagaaaagaaaaagtaatgtACATACTTATAACCTTAAACTTATTATTAGTTAACTTCTTAAACATATCAAGTTAATGTTTTATCgtattgcaacatattattttaaatgttaattgtactgttttgggaaaaaatatatacaatcaatttttttttaaatttgtaaagaaatttatttatatttgatactttatagttttaaaataagtgcaatttgttttttaatatttatgaacttattttttttaaaaaaaaatattcatggaCACATCAAGAAATTTCATTTGAGTTTGAACTTATTTATTGGGTTTGGGGatgatttttaagtttttaattaattaaatttcaaccaataaaaaattgtcacgtattaaataaaaatactatttaaaaaaaaagaatttgttAAAAAGAGGGTAAAATAGAGTCATATAGGTGGATGAAAGGGTATTTTAGACCCCAAAGGTAGAAGAAGGATATTTTACGATTATTTTCAATACTCGAAGGATATTTTAGGCCCCCTCCTTAAAATATGTAATATGAGtttcttttgaattttctattattgaaagttttattttatttttacatattctactctaaaattgaatttttaagcCATATAatgtatataattatttaaattttaaattcaaactaaaaagcttcaattcaaaattcatatttctatttaaattcaaattgaaataatTGGATGTTATGGACTATGATTCCACAATAATGTAAcactttaatttgaatttgaatacatattgtttacataaaaataaattgaattaaatttttgttttaaaaagaaatctatcgtaaaa of the Capsicum annuum cultivar UCD-10X-F1 chromosome 11, UCD10Xv1.1, whole genome shotgun sequence genome contains:
- the LOC107846114 gene encoding cytochrome P450 94A1-like, encoding MPFPYSKLPLLQKLEREAHKGWVVAQIILLIALLVEGEASRKGKESMLVRELLGFKIRSGFNPEHLLLSLPPTPLADAFKTAVNLSTFRYSTLPLMWKAKKFFNTESEKTLALMVDELHKFLGNIISKKKERFVAWEDLKDKDVSARIVRRAQGEQLDETFLVNTIVSFVLAGQDTICSALT